The segment ctttttttgaaatattttctgtaaagaaggcccatttatattgaccatgattgatttatgacagcagtaaaagcataaaacatccaaggggatAAATACTTTTTTCAGGCACTGTATAGAGTAGTAATTACCAGTAGAATATAGTACCAATAAGGGATCCATGTGTTCATTTTACAACAATACATCTGCTTGTACCTTCAGAAAAGGTGGTTTTATTAACATAAAGGCTGCACTGAAGTTCACCTGTTCTCCTCAACATGGCTGCCTGCAGATGAACACATTATGGAGAATGAATGGATGACTGCACGTCCACTTACAGGTCTCAGTATGCGGTGCGCCTCCCTCAGGGTCTGCGGGATGTCCGTGACCGTGCACAGCACCAGGGTGCAGACAACAGCGTCCACGGACTCGTCCTCCACGGACGACATGTCCTCCCCCGTGGCCACCACGAACTTCTCGTACTTCAGGTGGTCGTTCTTCTTCACGTTTTCCGTCAGATAGTTCTGGAAGTGCGGGTTGGGGTCGGTGCAGATCACCCTGCAGGCCGGCGGGAAGAACTCGAAGTTGGCGCCGGTGCCGCAGCCGATCTCCAGGAGCGTGAGCTGCCCGCCGCCGGGCTTCTTGAACGCCGGCAGCCCGCGGAACAGCTCCGCTTTACAGTCGCGCATTCGCTTGTTGTAGTTCGCCGAGATGCGCTGGAAAAGAAACGGAGTGACGCGTTTGTACAGCTTGTATAAACCGAGCGCGTGGATGACGTGCAGAGGCAGACACAACGCGTTCACCACGAAGGTCCAAAATCTGATGGGAAAACTCATGGCTGCGCGTCCCGGCTCCACGTCCTGTCACAGCCTGTGGATTGTCACGAGCGACAAGAGCGTCAAGTTACCGAGAAGAGTCAAGGTCAAGCGGAACATCCGGATTgggctttcaaaataaaagccccgAAGCGCGCTGGCAGGATT is part of the Kryptolebias marmoratus isolate JLee-2015 linkage group LG4, ASM164957v2, whole genome shotgun sequence genome and harbors:
- the LOC108235639 gene encoding methyltransferase-like protein 7A, translating into MSFPIRFWTFVVNALCLPLHVIHALGLYKLYKRVTPFLFQRISANYNKRMRDCKAELFRGLPAFKKPGGGQLTLLEIGCGTGANFEFFPPACRVICTDPNPHFQNYLTENVKKNDHLKYEKFVVATGEDMSSVEDESVDAVVCTLVLCTVTDIPQTLREAHRILRPGGAFFFLEHVVAEPSTWSYFFQHVFQPVWYYFGDGCRVTRPTWKYLEEAGFSDLKLKHIQAPLVFMIKHHIFGHAVK